A portion of the Barnesiella propionica genome contains these proteins:
- the priA gene encoding replication restart helicase PriA translates to MSQFADVILPLPLYKYFTYRIPDDMRSCLQQGSRVVVPFGRKKYYTAIVAYLHDLAPVGYETKEIISLLDDKPVLRRPQLRFWEWIAEYYLCSVGDVYKAALPSGLKLESETTVTLNGEYEESEEVRLKDRELILLDTLSRNGKMSLSELERETGLKNILPVVRGLLEKEALFVSEQIKNNYKPKTEVYVRMSFPPEEKDLLKEVFDKVKSAKKQEVLLLSYLDLSCFMRKGMYREVSRKDLLERSAVSVSILNAMIAKGIFVKYKKEVSRFASLSVRLQDIAELSEVQKRAYEQITDSFRTHDVTLLHGVTSSGKTEIYIHLIKQVVDAGRQVLYLVPEIALTTQLTTRLQRVFGDKLIIYHSKFSDNERVEIWNNLLNEKKTGIILGVRSSIFLPFRDLGLVIVDEEHENSYKQYDPAPRYHARNAAVVLASMHGAKTLLGTATPSIETYYNARQGKYGLVELLSRFEELELPLVEIADVKELRRKRRMSGNFSPVLIDNASQALKQGEQVILFQNRRGFAPLVECKECAWIPKCEHCDVSLTYHKRFNQLTCHYCGYTYEIPRVCPACGQPTIEIKGYGTERIEEDVQEYFPGYEAARMDLDTTRSRNSYEQIISDFEQQKTRILVGTQMVTKGLDFDHVSVVGILNADTMMNYPDFRAHERAYQMMAQVAGRAGRKNHRGTVVLQTSEPNHPLIRQVMDNDYEGMYKTQLSERKQFSYPPFFRLIYIYMKHKDEQILNSLSIQYARTLREVFGERVLGPDNPPVARVQSLYIRKIVLKVEVNASMIRVKEILRKVYENMLTDGRFKSLILYYDVDPM, encoded by the coding sequence ATGAGCCAGTTTGCCGACGTAATTTTGCCATTGCCGCTTTATAAGTATTTTACTTACCGGATTCCGGACGATATGCGATCTTGTTTACAACAGGGGAGCCGGGTTGTGGTTCCTTTCGGCCGAAAAAAATATTATACGGCCATAGTGGCGTATCTGCACGATTTGGCTCCGGTTGGTTATGAAACAAAAGAAATTATTTCTTTGCTGGATGATAAACCGGTGTTGCGTCGGCCTCAGCTACGGTTCTGGGAATGGATTGCAGAATATTATCTCTGTTCGGTGGGAGATGTATATAAAGCCGCTCTTCCTTCGGGCTTGAAATTAGAGAGTGAAACTACAGTGACCTTGAATGGAGAATATGAAGAAAGTGAAGAAGTCCGGCTGAAAGACAGGGAGTTAATTTTGCTGGATACCTTGTCCCGGAATGGTAAGATGAGTCTTTCGGAACTGGAACGGGAAACCGGATTGAAAAATATTCTTCCGGTGGTCAGGGGGTTGTTGGAGAAAGAAGCTTTATTTGTTTCGGAACAAATCAAAAATAATTATAAGCCGAAAACCGAGGTTTATGTGCGTATGTCTTTTCCTCCCGAAGAGAAAGATTTACTGAAAGAGGTCTTTGATAAAGTGAAATCGGCAAAAAAACAGGAAGTGCTTTTACTTTCTTATCTGGATCTTTCTTGTTTTATGAGAAAGGGGATGTATCGTGAAGTGTCCCGGAAAGATTTGTTGGAGCGATCGGCTGTTTCCGTTTCCATATTGAACGCGATGATCGCGAAGGGTATATTTGTCAAGTATAAGAAAGAAGTCAGCCGTTTTGCCTCATTGTCGGTACGATTACAGGATATTGCTGAGTTGTCGGAGGTGCAAAAGCGAGCCTATGAACAGATAACGGATTCGTTCCGGACTCATGACGTCACACTGTTACATGGGGTTACATCCAGTGGTAAGACTGAAATATATATACATTTAATCAAACAGGTAGTGGATGCCGGACGACAAGTCTTGTACCTGGTACCTGAAATTGCATTGACGACTCAATTGACTACCCGTTTACAACGGGTTTTTGGAGATAAACTTATAATTTATCATTCGAAGTTTTCTGATAATGAGCGTGTCGAGATCTGGAATAATCTGCTGAACGAGAAAAAAACCGGAATTATTCTGGGTGTCCGCTCTTCTATATTTTTGCCTTTTAGGGATCTGGGGTTGGTTATCGTAGACGAAGAGCATGAGAATAGTTATAAGCAATATGATCCGGCTCCGCGTTATCATGCCCGTAATGCTGCTGTTGTTCTGGCATCTATGCATGGTGCCAAGACTTTATTGGGAACGGCTACTCCTTCTATCGAAACTTACTATAATGCCCGCCAAGGAAAGTATGGTTTGGTGGAGCTTCTTTCCCGTTTTGAAGAGTTAGAACTGCCTTTGGTCGAAATTGCCGATGTGAAAGAACTGAGGAGAAAACGAAGGATGAGCGGTAATTTCTCTCCAGTATTGATAGATAATGCATCTCAGGCTTTGAAACAGGGAGAACAGGTTATTTTATTTCAAAACCGACGCGGATTTGCTCCTTTGGTTGAATGTAAAGAATGTGCCTGGATTCCGAAGTGCGAACATTGTGACGTAAGCCTTACTTATCATAAAAGGTTTAATCAGCTTACTTGCCATTATTGCGGTTATACGTATGAGATACCCCGCGTTTGTCCGGCATGCGGTCAGCCGACTATAGAAATAAAAGGTTATGGGACGGAACGTATAGAGGAAGATGTACAGGAATATTTTCCCGGATATGAAGCTGCCCGCATGGATCTGGATACGACTCGTTCCCGAAATTCTTACGAACAGATTATTTCGGATTTTGAACAACAAAAAACCAGGATACTGGTAGGGACACAAATGGTAACTAAAGGATTGGATTTCGATCATGTGAGCGTAGTAGGTATCCTGAATGCGGATACTATGATGAATTATCCGGATTTTCGAGCTCATGAAAGGGCTTATCAAATGATGGCACAGGTGGCGGGACGTGCGGGTCGGAAAAATCACAGGGGAACAGTCGTATTGCAGACATCGGAACCAAATCATCCGTTAATACGGCAGGTCATGGATAATGATTATGAGGGGATGTATAAAACACAGTTGTCGGAGCGGAAGCAATTTTCTTATCCTCCTTTCTTTCGGTTGATCTATATTTATATGAAACACAAGGATGAACAAATACTGAATAGTCTTTCAATCCAGTATGCCCGGACTCTTCGAGAGGTATTTGGAGAACGTGTACTGGGACCAGATAACC